One window of Alphaproteobacteria bacterium genomic DNA carries:
- the rpmE gene encoding 50S ribosomal protein L31, protein MKKDIHPQLNDVKVVLTTGETVVMKSTLNKEEMKLDTDPNNHPAWTGKRNLDNKSGRSESFNKKFAGMFS, encoded by the coding sequence ATGAAAAAAGATATTCATCCGCAATTAAATGACGTTAAAGTGGTATTAACTACTGGCGAAACAGTTGTCATGAAATCTACTTTGAATAAAGAAGAAATGAAGCTAGATACAGATCCTAATAACCATCCTGCTTGGACTGGTAAAAGAAATCTTGATAACAAATCAGGTAGATCTGAAAGCTTTAATAAAAAATTCGCTGGTATGTTTAGCTAA
- a CDS encoding S-adenosylmethionine:tRNA ribosyltransferase-isomerase: MVKKGYVNTDMKLSDFDFELPEENIAKFPMADRSSSKLLLVPQLEDKKVSDLPSLLNKGDLLVFNDTRVIPSRVKGRVNKWLDEFNGKTGGVNLGIYADDLGREFEVTFHKQVDDCSWWGFCKGSKKLSVKDRIVFDTEDWAFYAEVVAK, from the coding sequence ATGGTTAAAAAAGGTTATGTAAATACTGATATGAAGCTTTCGGATTTTGATTTTGAATTGCCGGAAGAGAATATAGCTAAGTTTCCTATGGCGGATAGAAGCTCTTCTAAGTTGTTATTAGTTCCTCAGTTAGAAGATAAGAAAGTTTCTGATTTACCTTCTTTATTGAATAAAGGGGATTTATTAGTGTTTAATGATACTAGAGTTATTCCTTCTCGTGTTAAAGGTAGAGTTAACAAGTGGTTAGATGAGTTTAATGGAAAGACTGGTGGTGTTAATTTAGGTATATATGCAGATGATCTAGGAAGGGAGTTTGAAGTTACTTTCCATAAGCAAGTAGATGATTGTTCTTGGTGGGGATTTTGTAAGGGATCTAAAAAGTTGTCTGTTAAGGATAGAATAGTATTTGATACTGAGGATTGGGCTTTTTATGCAGAAGTTGTTGCTAAG